Genomic window (Streptosporangium brasiliense):
TTGGCTCCGGAGCTGCACACCTCGCGGGCGGGGGCCTTGGCCGCCGACCCGGACACGGCGACGCTGCCCGTACCGGCGGCGCTCTCGGCGAGCTGCGGCACGGTGTCGTCGGCGGGAGCCGCCTGCGCCGCGGCCTGGGCCGTCCGTACGTTCGTGGTCTGGGCCTGCCGGCCCTGGGCCTGGGTTCCGGCTGCCTGGGCCTGGGCCGGTCCGGCGCCGAGCGCGGCCAGCATCGCCAGGCACGCCGTACCGGACAGGAGTCTGTGGCGTCTCTGAGTCTGAGAAGGGATCACGGACGGTGTTCCTCTCGGATGGGGTCAAGAGTCGTGCCTCTCCGTGGGCCCCACGGCGATCGGAAAGCTATCTGCCGTACGCGCGGAGTCAATGGTCCTGTCGGACACCGTGACAGCATTCAGTGAATGGCCGGGCGGCGCGCGGGCAGGTCAGCCGGAGTCTCCCCTGGCCAGCGGCCCTGCCAACGCTTGCTGTTCCGTGAATTGACGCCTTGACACCACGCGCTATGTCACTGTTAACGGCATTTATGGCTGTTTGTCGCTGGAATCATGGCGCATTAGTGCCAGTGGCACTGCTTCCCCCACAATGAGGGTGCCGGAGCAGAACCTTCATCCCATGAGACGACCCAGCCGCGCCGAGGCCGCCGTCACCGTGGCCGCCACCGGGCCGGCGGACCGGGCCCCGTCGAGCGCCCCGTCACGGTCGGCGACCGCCCCGGCAGCGGCTCGGCCACCACCGAGGTCACCGTGAACATCCGGCACACCGAATAGGGTGCCGCTGTGGATCTGGACGTCATCCGGCGCGGCATCGACGCGCTCAGCGAGTACGACACGGACTTCGGACTCTTCGGCGCCCGCCGGCACCGCTACCGGTTCGAGCCGCCGCTCGACGAGGCCGCGCTGGAGGCCGTCGAGGCCCGGATCGGGGTGCGCTTCCCGGCCGACTACCGCACGTTCCTGACCCGGCTCGGCAACGGCGGCGCCGGCCCGTACTACGGGGTTCACGGACTGGGGCCGGACGGCGCCTGGGCGCGGTCCGGCCCGTTCCCGTTCACCGAGGAGTGGGAGCCGCCCGACCTGGACGACGAGGACTACGACGACGTCATGGAAGCCGCGTTCGAAGGGCTGCTGCCGGTCGCCGAGCACGGCTGCGGCTACCGCTCCCACCTCGTCGTCAACGGCCCTGCCGCGGGCCAGGTCTGGGGCGACTGGACGTGCGTCGGCGAGGTGCTGGCCCCCGAGGCCGAGTCGTTCGGCGCGTGGTACCACGACTGGCTGAAGAGTTCGCTGCGCGAGGTGCTGGGTGAGCGGATCGAGGCCACCGTGCGCGACGAGGCCGGCTGGAGCGTTGACCGGCGGCTGCTCAGCCTCCTCCCGCCTCCTCCCGCCGATGGTGACGGACAGCCGGAGGTGAAGGTCCTACGGCTGCTCAGGCGGGCCTACCCCGCCCTCTACCGGCACCACCACAGCGACGCCCGCGACCTCCTCTCCCGGGCCCGCGCGGTCGGCGCCGCGGCGGACTACGAGGTGCGCATCGCGCTCGCGGAGACCGTGCTCCTGCGCGAGGAAGGCAGGATCACCGACGCCCTGACCACCGTGGAACACACGATCCCGCGGTGCGGCCAGCCGTTCGAGAGCGCGTGGCTGC
Coding sequences:
- a CDS encoding SMI1/KNR4 family protein: MDLDVIRRGIDALSEYDTDFGLFGARRHRYRFEPPLDEAALEAVEARIGVRFPADYRTFLTRLGNGGAGPYYGVHGLGPDGAWARSGPFPFTEEWEPPDLDDEDYDDVMEAAFEGLLPVAEHGCGYRSHLVVNGPAAGQVWGDWTCVGEVLAPEAESFGAWYHDWLKSSLREVLGERIEATVRDEAGWSVDRRLLSLLPPPPADGDGQPEVKVLRLLRRAYPALYRHHHSDARDLLSRARAVGAAADYEVRIALAETVLLREEGRITDALTTVEHTIPRCGQPFESAWLRRLRVELLLTQSRLDDACAATEEHIAYCPDDDFGYVRRALLRVLTGDPSAAEEVLRADAPLGRGLGPASHLCPADRAPAALRLRARRLAWECRRWGHPGDASRFEVIAAASSAQATGPGAGTEDVDAR